The Homalodisca vitripennis isolate AUS2020 chromosome 7, UT_GWSS_2.1, whole genome shotgun sequence DNA segment CAAAATAATGTCCTTAGGAGTCTTTTTCGGCTGATTACAAAGTGTACAACTTGGTTCTTCAGTAGTGAGTCCTAAAGTGTGCAAGTGTTTCCTGAAGTGATCATGTTCAGTAATAAGGGAAATCACCTGTTAGTGAATTGGATGTTGGTGCCTCTAATGAATTTCTTATCAAATGATTGCCCAGAGAAATTCTGTCACAGATGACAGTGATTATCTTGGAACCATTTCCTAATGGTCTGAAGTATAAGCAGTTGACTTGCTTATACTAAAAGCCAGTTCAGGTCTAAGAAAGGGCGTCTTTGAGCCATAATTGTTAGCCTACTTCGGTCACAAAGCTTCTATTTGTATTACCTTTGAAGTAAATTCTGTCAAATTGAGGACCTTAGGAGTGGCCTGGCTATCAGGTAATATCACTACCCGTTGATCGACATAATTCCTAATCAATCCTATATTAGCGCAAGCTTGAATAGTGTATGTTTCCGCCTGAAATGCTCTCTCCCAGACTCAATGAGTGCTGTTCTAGATGATGAACTTCACACCCCATAGTCAGATCTGTCCTTGATCAAGGAGCCATCTGTGTGCCAAACTTGATCCTCTTTATATAACTTTACTTCCCCCTTTACTAACCCGAGATCATATGGTTACGATACAGGGCTTCCTAAATACAAACTCTTTTGCCATAGTGTCTGATGTAATATTGGATCACGTACCGCTATGGCAAAAGTTGCATATTATATGTCAATCAAATATTGCATATTTGTGCACAAAATTAAGACTATGGTTTATATGATTAATTGTATgagtaataatacaatattcagcagtttaacattgttttaatataatgtatttgaaaataagcTGATATTTGGCTGAGAGTGTTGGTTCTCGCCACTCTGATGGTTAAATACATGTCTTTCTTTTTCTAACaatgggtaatattttaaatatctgttatttTCATATCCACTTATACCCAATCAgcataaacaaattttgaaatacatgGACGAAAGATTATAAGAATAATAGGTTTGAACTCAcgtattatgttaaaaatatttaataatttgttattaatataacatatctCTGAGAGAAATGATCTTTTAAAACTTGTGAGTGCGGATTCCGAAATTTTACAAAAggtttaaaacttacaaaatcaaagttttaaattttactgtatcaTATAATCACTAATTATACTTCATAATTGTGTTTTTCATAGTTTTACGTAACAGGTGCGCTGTATTAATTTAGCTTGTTTACAAAGCAACAGCTAGTTAATGATATTGCTCGTTTATTTTTTTGGTCGCTCATGCTTACATTGTCATGCACTGACCAAAAAATCTACAGAAAATTCTACTTATACAtcattacactttttttaaatattgtaaaataattggtTTGCTAATTGGTTGTAAGGAAAAACTTTGTTGATGactttttttaaagtgatatcaaattgttttatatacttataataattaaaaaattattatttacaataaagcagAAACCAACAGAATTTCAtctattaataattgattttctACCTTAACTAGTTTCTgagttaagatttaaaaaaaaaaaaaaacactaaatggTCAACAATCTATGGATGATCACATATTTCAGCACCACCACCCAAAGTGTTAAGCTTGTTTTTTAAAGTGATGAAAATATTGAATTCTCTAATgggataaaacaaaatttaactatcaaacattttacaattttaaaagattctGCCATTTAACCACTTAGCCTTTCTAAAACGTCTGTCCGAAGTTACCTGATGGTACAGAAATGATTTCCCAATGCAGGAGAATTGCCAGAAGGTGTAGTCCTCAGTAAGCTGACGGTTGGGGATGAATGGAGCGGAAGGGGACAGCTCTAGGCTGCGTATATCCCTCACGGTCGTAACGTTTCTCCCTAATTTCTCTCTTGATTTTGAGCAGAGTGCACCAAAGTCCTTCACACCAACAAATATGCCACAAGCTGCCTTTATCGCTTCCGAGTCAAATGTAGAATCCCtgagaacaaataaaattatcaatgaatataagaaagatcaatctcagtgttgttttgcaatgaagcttcatgcaaaatttcaagcctatggACCAGTTCGTTTGAAAGATATTGtaacaaacacaaattaaatttgtccagcctTTCAAGTGATTGACTTTActatcgctcagccaattataaacATTCAGACAGCTTGTTAATGTTTATACAGTACCTcatcaaaatatatcaaattagtGGTCACAACTTCTGATGGTTTCAGAGGAAAACAATAAACTGTTCAACAATATACTGTGGTATTTCTGTAAAGCTAAAACAGAATACTAACTGGAGGAAACAGCAACGATTGTGCTCAGTGAGAGGGGACGGTACTAGTGGTCGCTGCCGCCATAACGCGCCAGCACGTGGCACTGCCAGCCGGTACAGGTACTGTCTCTCATAGGCCTGGTGGCGGCTGTGGAATTGGTCAGGCACTTGCTGCACTCTCAGGATCCTGTGGacaattatttatatctataactaccctaaatataaaaacagatcAGCCACAACAAACATTAACATTAGCAATAATATTGTAGGTATAAAATAATGAGACTGATGCTGTAACAGAATAAGTAGGAATGCACCAAAGACAAATGAATAATAGCTATGTAGTGTGAAACATTTTATTCTTAGAGTGCCTCCAATATTTGTaatcatacaatataatatattgtagccTCCATTTGTTTAAGACCTATTGTTTAGTTTTGCTGGAAAATAATGTCTAACAATACACATgagtatatttcattaaaataagagTACAGCAATGATTGTGTATCACAATATGTCTATTGCCCAAGTGTTTTGGTGGTTTATATGCACTTCAAAGATTACTGAGAAGACATTATTCATAGCCATACCTCATATCACTTCATTCTTCATTAAACTTAACATACGAGTAGCTTTACTTTTATGAAGTAACTGAAAAGTTGACTAAACTCTTTCTACTTtgacttatttaattaaattttcagttaaGCAAATTCTATAATAaactgttatgtttttttttctcaaaaaaaggagaagccgatccccttttaagccttactctatccgttctcatgggccactggcctgtgcgaggatcttatcaaacagaataaggggaagagttgATACAATACAAGGTCAAGGTGGTTTGGTAAAGgacaaaatactttaaatatttccatGATGGAATCAGttactgtacaataattaaaaatatattattacatttaaattcatgttCGGGTAGAAAACTATGAAATTTGCTAATTTTTAATAACAGgtataacagtttttttcatGGTACTGTGACTTCTAAgtattataatcaattattttaattttcttaagattCATTTCCACCATGCTTCTGATTCTGGTGTGGAAttcatagaaaatataatatattcaattgATATTGGAAAAAAAGTTATAGGCATTGTCACGCGCATTTGACAGCGTTTCTCACAACtttctaaaaactaaattaaaagaacTGGGAATATAAAAAACAGAGCTTGCTTGGTTTACTTCATACTTGAACAATAGAAAACAGTATGTAGAAATACATTTCACATAATATATAATGTGCAATAACTATATTCGGAAAGTTGCCTCTACACAGCAAGTAGTAAAGCACGGGGTGCCACAAGGGTCTATATTGGGACCTCTACTTTTTATATGGTATCTTGAAGGAATAGCTAAAAGGACCAATTTCAGTAAAATGTGCTTTTATGTGGATGATACAAATTTGGTAGTAACAGGAAAATCACAGgacaaaaattgaaatatcaGCTTTTATAGACTTGGCTAATATCGAACAATTTCTTAATCAACACAATTTGTTACTGAactcaacaaaaacaaatttcataagaTTCTCATCAAAACAAAATAGGCAAAGTTTGGAATATCTATACCAATTAGCGTTAATTACATAGATCAGGAAAATGTTTCAACATTTCTGGGACTAATCATAGATGAAAACCTGACTTGGAACCAACATGTGGAACATGTATTAAACAAGACTTTATCAGGGATTTATGCATTGTGACACGTGTCGGAATTGTGTGATTTGGATGCTCTGAAAAAAGTATACTTTGTGTTGATTCATTCACACCTAGCATACGGAATATGTATATACAGCGCAATATCGAAGCAAAATCtggataaaatattgataaaacaaaaaaagcaataaataagaATTATGCTAAAATTGAATAGATTAGACTCGGTGAAACACCTTTTCGGTGAACTTAAGATCCCTaccatttatagtttatatataatggaagtaatacaattttgtaacaaaaaaaccCAATGAACCTCTAAAATctacacatatttacaatacatgtAACAAAATCACAACTGACAGGCACaatctgaaattatataaaatgaaaacaagcTTTACTGGCAAGTGACCTACCCCTCCCCCCCTCATTTTTGggagtttcaaattattttcccaaattatTAGGGGTCAAAATATTGGGTTTACGTTAAAAAAAGAAGGTAGGTTTCTGGTTCAGTCGATATACATCGTGGATGGGTGGTGTGCCCCACCCTATACATATGAGAAGTTGCTGTTCTCTATTACATGGTGAATGCGTTTACTGATTGATGTTCAAGTCATGTCAGTCTACACAAATGGCTACCTGATGTCGTGGTCATTGAACGTAAAGAATTGGTTCAAATGCAGATGGATTGAACGTGAGCAGATCTTCCTTGGGTCTCCGTCTAAGTCTACGTGGACTGTGTTGCAGAGGGCATGAACTCCCTTGTCTGTCCTGTGAACAATAACCAAACGTAATATGTAATGGAAGATGATTACTAACATCattatcaaagaaaataaattgatcAATGTTCAAAGCTTATTTCCATTATTTCAGTGTCAAGATAAAAGACTCTGAAATATGAATTTTCCGGACATTGTATTGATGTATTATACTGATTTAcacacctcaaaacaattaaaggatcacttttattgcgtcttgtaaaacaagtattaataacaGAAGAATGCTTGAACTTTGCACACTGATAAAGGAACCTCTctagaaaagataaataattcttgtttatttctgactAATTCAGTAAAAGATAAGAGCGATTATTTCGATATCATGTCCAAACAAAAATGAGATAAGGAAAGGTTCAGGCTCAGTTTTGTCAAAAGTTGATCTCGTTCAGTCTGGATTAGGCTTCTATAGTTAGCtctgtgtgtttttattgttatggcgGGTGTTAGACGGTTTTTGTCTGAGAGTGATGTCAGTAGAGCTGTTACTTTGATAGAAGTGGGAGTTTCCCAACGAGACGTGGGTAGATGCTTAGGTATGAGTCAGTcagtaatttcaagattatggaaCCAACATCAGGAGCTAGGAACTCTTCGAAGACGCCCAGGACAAGGCCGCTCGAGATCCACTACGCACATAGAAGATCGATTTTTACGAGTTAATGCACTTCGTAATCGATTTTAGCTGCTAGAGAACTTCAAAACGACCTAAGCCAGGCGACTGGAAATCGTGTGTCGGATCAGACTGTTAGAAATCGACTCCGGGAAGCTGGATTGAGATCTAGGAGACCTGTCCGAGTGCCGAGATTGACTGCACGTCATAAGAGAGCCAGATTGCAGTTTGCAAGAGACCATAGGCGTTTGCAGCTGAGACAGTGGCGTAAGGTAATGTTCTCAGacgagtcaaaatttacaatttttggtaaTGATGGCCGCGCTCGAGTGTGGAGAAGAGGAAATGAACGGTTTATTAACTGTTGCCTAGCTCCCAGAGTTCCGTTTGGCGGTTGCTCAGTATTAGTGTGGGGTGGCATAACAATTGACGGTCGTACAGACCTTTTCATAATCTGAAACGGTACTTTGACAGCCCAGCGTTATGTAGACGAGGTGTTAGACGTTCATATTCGTCCGAGAACAGAGCAGGCaggtcaaaattttttatttatgcaagacGGAGCTCGACCACATGCAACAAGATTGGTCCGTGAGTCCCTGGGCGAACACAACATACCACTGCTGGAGTGGCCAGCCTGCAGTCCAGACCTAAACCCGATTGAGCACGTCTGGAACCAACTAGGACGAAGTATCCGGGGCCGCCCAAACCAACCCAGGACTTTGGATGAGCTGGAAATGGCGTTACGAGAAGAATGAAGGCGGTTACCTCAAGATAGCCTCAGACGACTCATCAGAACCATGCCACCGCGTGTTCGTGCGGTTATATCAGCTAGAGGTGGCAATACAAGGTATTGAAAGTGAGATTCAAAAGACCAGAtcatttcttattacatttgtactttaataagttgttttcgttttaattttgctgttttaaactttctttacTATTCgagcctaa contains these protein-coding regions:
- the LOC124366703 gene encoding tRNA pseudouridine synthase-like 1, yielding MRRYLLHLSYFGTRYRGFQKQNVSGKPTYDDPHTICGLLEIALKGCEPLNHPTIIPSSRTDKGVHALCNTVHVDLDGDPRKICSRSIHLHLNQFFTFNDHDIRILRVQQVPDQFHSRHQAYERQYLYRLAVPRAGALWRQRPLVPSPLTEHNRCCFLQDSTFDSEAIKAACGIFVGVKDFGALCSKSREKLGRNVTTVRDIRSLELSPSAPFIPNRQLTEDYTFWQFSCIGKSFLYHQVRRMVSALVTYGQGRVDLADIQRLIDKPVQDSWTPVYQTLGACGLYLVDVLYHAEDLSYNEELTAEQRKVQALEEEAAQIMKQLTEFDGTVMDKINLKTRLIKIKNSLARFSC